Proteins encoded by one window of Leptospira meyeri:
- a CDS encoding ribbon-helix-helix protein, CopG family: MISLRLPEELEKKLSEVAKIENKSKSEVIKESLVYYIDNFAKQPSAYELGEKYFGLYKSGISDKSINHQKYIKEALNKKRK; this comes from the coding sequence ATGATTAGCTTAAGATTACCAGAAGAACTGGAAAAAAAACTTTCAGAAGTTGCTAAAATTGAAAACAAAAGTAAATCAGAAGTAATTAAAGAATCTTTAGTTTACTACATTGATAATTTTGCAAAGCAACCTTCTGCCTATGAATTAGGTGAAAAATATTTTGGCCTATATAAAAGCGGCATCTCAGATAAATCCATTAACCATCAAAAGTATATAAAAGAGGCTTTAAACAAAAAACGTAAATGA